One region of Mycolicibacterium rhodesiae NBB3 genomic DNA includes:
- the rnhA gene encoding ribonuclease HI, with product MLEVPVVIHTDGGCRPNPGPGGWGAVLRHREHVREMCGGESGLTSNNRMELMAPIMALEVLTRPVSVHLYTDSTYVRNGITKWVLGWERNGWMTAAKQPVKNVDLWQRLRTACARHRVEWFWVKGHAGVADNELADVLATRGMQEAIAQGVVC from the coding sequence ATGCTCGAGGTTCCAGTGGTGATCCACACCGACGGCGGGTGCAGGCCCAACCCCGGTCCCGGCGGATGGGGAGCGGTGCTGCGTCACCGCGAGCACGTCCGCGAGATGTGTGGTGGCGAGTCAGGCCTGACGAGCAACAACCGGATGGAACTGATGGCGCCGATCATGGCGCTGGAGGTACTCACCCGTCCGGTATCGGTGCACCTCTATACCGACAGCACCTATGTCCGCAACGGCATCACCAAGTGGGTCCTGGGCTGGGAGAGGAACGGCTGGATGACCGCTGCGAAGCAGCCGGTGAAGAACGTCGACCTGTGGCAGCGCCTCCGGACGGCCTGCGCTCGCCACCGCGTCGAGTGGTTCTGGGTCAAGGGACACGCCGGCGTCGCCGACAATGAGCTCGCCGACGTGCTGGCCACCCGGGGGATGCAGGAGGCGATCGCCCAAGGCGTGGTCTGCTAA
- a CDS encoding YdeI/OmpD-associated family protein — MSGQRVPGGVVHKLPTDLRKALISNDTALAAWKDITPLARNEFICWVEDAKQAVTRDRRIRRTQEELEEGQRRPCCWPGCKHRERTGK, encoded by the coding sequence ATGAGTGGCCAGCGGGTTCCCGGCGGGGTGGTGCACAAGCTGCCCACCGACCTGCGCAAGGCGCTGATCTCCAACGACACGGCACTCGCCGCGTGGAAGGACATCACGCCGCTGGCACGTAATGAGTTCATCTGCTGGGTCGAGGACGCCAAGCAGGCGGTGACCCGGGATCGCCGAATCCGTCGCACCCAGGAGGAACTCGAGGAGGGCCAACGCAGGCCGTGCTGCTGGCCGGGGTGCAAGCACCGCGAGCGCACCGGAAAGTAG
- a CDS encoding glycoside hydrolase family 6 protein yields the protein MISSAAHAVARLLVLAVAAIAGIGLLADPVGQTSAVRLASDANPLLGAPFYVNPGSAAMRAANAAEPPNPQLRAVADTPQAYWLVPGSSAATVGKYTADAAAAGSIPVLSIYGIPHRDCGSFAAGGMASGDAYRGWIDGIAAQIGGSRAAIVLEPDALAMADCLSDDQRQERYDLIRYAVDALTRNPAAAVYVDAGHLRWHSPEEMASRLSQAGVEHARGFSLNVANFFTTEEEIGYGEAISGLTNGKNYVIDTSRNGNGAAPDSPLHWCNPSGRALGVAPTTATAGAHADAYLWIKRPGESDGSCDKGDPPAGTFVNQYVIELASNAGR from the coding sequence GTGATCTCCTCAGCTGCCCACGCAGTCGCGCGGTTGCTCGTCCTCGCGGTCGCCGCCATTGCCGGCATCGGTTTGCTCGCTGATCCCGTCGGCCAGACCTCCGCGGTGCGCCTGGCAAGCGATGCGAACCCACTGCTTGGTGCCCCGTTCTACGTCAATCCGGGCTCGGCGGCCATGCGTGCGGCGAATGCGGCAGAGCCGCCGAACCCCCAGCTGAGAGCCGTCGCTGATACGCCCCAGGCGTATTGGCTGGTTCCGGGATCGTCGGCAGCCACGGTCGGGAAGTACACGGCTGACGCCGCGGCTGCCGGCTCCATCCCGGTTCTGTCGATCTACGGAATTCCGCATCGCGACTGCGGCAGCTTCGCCGCGGGCGGCATGGCGTCAGGTGATGCGTATCGCGGATGGATCGACGGCATCGCTGCCCAAATCGGAGGTTCGCGGGCCGCGATCGTCCTCGAGCCCGATGCGCTCGCCATGGCGGACTGCCTGTCCGACGATCAGCGCCAGGAACGCTATGACTTGATCCGTTACGCGGTCGACGCGCTGACGCGTAATCCGGCCGCGGCCGTGTACGTCGACGCGGGTCACCTGCGTTGGCACAGCCCGGAAGAGATGGCTTCGCGGCTCAGTCAGGCAGGTGTCGAGCACGCGCGCGGGTTCAGCCTCAACGTCGCGAACTTCTTCACCACGGAGGAGGAGATCGGTTACGGCGAAGCGATTTCCGGACTCACGAATGGCAAGAACTACGTGATCGACACGTCGCGCAACGGCAATGGAGCGGCGCCTGACTCACCCCTGCACTGGTGCAATCCCAGCGGCCGAGCACTCGGTGTTGCGCCGACCACTGCCACAGCGGGCGCACACGCCGACGCCTACCTGTGGATCAAACGTCCCGGAGAATCCGACGGCTCGTGCGACAAGGGTGATCCGCCCGCCGGCACCTTCGTGAATCAGTACGTCATCGAGCTGGCCAGTAACGCCGGCCGATAG
- a CDS encoding SPFH domain-containing protein, with protein sequence MKKSAVALGLSLVILSGCSYASVGAGEQAVVVDGYWMIPTDPTVKGCIEPENSQNEITNHVYRYPARQISWDATGDPGSERGPYVVVSNAKAPADMNVPVVVTFDLTTDCEKLKQFHRDFGTKYNGWLNDDGTVSAGWVELLNYVIGQPLQDTLNGVAQKYTWQQIWNDEQARTEFRNALLRSLPDASKARTNGVDFFTNFQVTVLKPTPVNPELKAAIEREQAAIQNAQATQAQGVAEANAKKAKAEADLAAAVAETKVAEQEALKRAAEVKGYPSVEDYLRAEAIKQGLNPYQPTYVVPQAG encoded by the coding sequence ATGAAGAAATCTGCTGTCGCCCTTGGGCTTTCCCTAGTTATTCTGTCCGGCTGCTCCTACGCCAGTGTCGGGGCCGGTGAACAGGCCGTCGTTGTCGACGGCTATTGGATGATCCCCACCGATCCGACGGTGAAGGGGTGCATCGAACCGGAGAACTCTCAGAACGAGATCACCAACCACGTGTATCGCTATCCGGCTCGTCAGATCTCCTGGGATGCAACGGGCGATCCCGGCTCCGAGCGCGGGCCGTACGTCGTGGTGTCTAACGCCAAGGCGCCCGCCGATATGAACGTCCCGGTGGTGGTGACGTTCGATCTGACGACCGACTGCGAGAAGCTCAAGCAGTTCCACCGCGACTTCGGGACCAAATACAACGGCTGGCTGAACGACGACGGCACCGTCAGCGCGGGGTGGGTCGAACTGCTGAACTACGTGATCGGACAACCGCTGCAGGACACGCTCAACGGTGTCGCGCAGAAGTACACGTGGCAGCAGATCTGGAACGACGAACAGGCCCGCACCGAATTCCGCAACGCGCTGCTGCGGTCGCTGCCCGACGCCAGCAAGGCCCGCACCAACGGCGTGGACTTCTTCACCAATTTCCAGGTGACGGTGCTCAAGCCGACGCCGGTGAATCCGGAACTGAAGGCGGCGATCGAACGGGAGCAGGCCGCGATTCAGAACGCCCAGGCGACACAAGCGCAGGGCGTTGCCGAGGCCAACGCGAAGAAGGCCAAGGCCGAGGCGGACCTCGCCGCCGCCGTCGCCGAGACCAAGGTTGCCGAGCAGGAGGCGCTGAAGCGCGCCGCGGAGGTCAAGGGCTACCCGTCGGTCGAGGACTACCTGCGCGCCGAAGCGATCAAGCAGGGGCTCAACCCGTACCAGCCGACGTACGTTGTCCCGCAGGCAGGCTGA
- a CDS encoding LLM class F420-dependent oxidoreductase, translated as MTLRLGLQIGNFSYGTGVEELFPTVIAQAREAESAGFDSVFVMDHFYQLPQAGSPDQPMLEAYTALGALATATERVQLGTLVTGNSYRNPTLLTKAVTTLDVVSQGRAVLGIGTGWFEYEHESLGFEFGTFADRFGKLDEALQIILPMIRGERVTMSGNWYRTKAAMAEPRFRAHIPLLIGGRGEKKTIPLAARHFDHLNIIAGFDELPRKVRIARQCCEEIGRDPDTLETSMLVAALIGDGVSPDLLPDEVRQQAVAGTPEQIAEQIKTKVLDAGVDGVILSPATQLGYSPGPIAEVGRLLEPLTGG; from the coding sequence ATGACCCTTCGACTCGGATTGCAGATCGGCAATTTCAGTTACGGCACCGGTGTCGAGGAGCTCTTTCCCACCGTCATCGCGCAGGCTCGGGAAGCGGAATCGGCGGGATTCGACTCGGTCTTTGTGATGGACCACTTTTACCAGCTGCCCCAGGCGGGATCGCCGGACCAGCCGATGTTGGAGGCGTACACCGCTCTCGGCGCCTTGGCGACTGCAACAGAGCGGGTCCAGTTGGGCACATTGGTCACCGGCAACAGCTATCGCAACCCGACTCTGCTGACCAAGGCGGTCACCACGTTGGACGTCGTCAGTCAGGGCCGTGCAGTCCTGGGGATCGGCACAGGTTGGTTCGAGTACGAACATGAATCGCTGGGATTCGAATTCGGTACCTTCGCCGACCGATTCGGCAAGCTGGACGAGGCGCTGCAGATCATCCTGCCGATGATTCGTGGTGAGCGAGTCACCATGTCCGGCAACTGGTATCGAACAAAGGCGGCAATGGCCGAACCACGCTTTCGCGCGCACATCCCGTTGCTGATCGGCGGGCGGGGGGAGAAGAAGACCATCCCGTTGGCGGCCCGTCACTTCGACCATCTGAACATCATCGCGGGCTTCGACGAGCTGCCGCGCAAGGTCCGGATCGCAAGGCAATGCTGCGAGGAGATCGGGCGTGACCCCGACACGTTGGAGACCAGCATGCTCGTCGCTGCACTGATCGGCGACGGCGTCTCACCCGACCTTCTTCCGGACGAGGTCAGACAACAGGCGGTGGCAGGCACCCCGGAACAGATCGCCGAACAGATCAAAACCAAGGTGCTCGACGCGGGCGTCGATGGTGTAATCCTCAGTCCGGCGACGCAGCTGGGCTACTCGCCGGGTCCGATTGCGGAAGTCGGCAGACTGCTCGAGCCGTTGACGGGCGGCTGA